One Orcinus orca chromosome 8, mOrcOrc1.1, whole genome shotgun sequence genomic window, gaacctgctgtattcttaaataaaaataaataaaataaaataacagaaaaagaaaaaaaaaagaaaaggattttgtCAGTCCCTCCCCAGGCATACTAATCTTGTCCAACTGTCAACTGCTTGTTATCTCTTTCAGTGCTTCTTAAACCTTTCCACTGAAGAACTGAGAGAGAAGAGTATCAGCTGCACAcagcacaacacacacacacacacacacacacgcacacatgcacacaggggCACAGGGGCACTCGTATGTGTAAATGCGCAGCCCTGGGAAAGTGACCCAACACAACCTTTGGGAAATAAACATTCTCCAAAGCACTATGTCTATCTTATTTGTTTAAATCTCACACCTACTctgtttttcatatataaatgaaaactttaaaaaataaataaagggccttccctggtggcgcagtggttgagagtccgtctgccgatgcacgggacacgggttcgtgcctcggtccgggaagatcccacatgccgcagagcggctgggcctgtgagccatggcccctgagcctgtgcgtctggagccttgctccacaacgggagaggccacaacagtgagaggcccgcgtacagcaaaaaaataataataataaattaattaattaattaaaacttaaaaggGAAAATTTATATTCCAGAAGATGCAGTATATTTAAGAAACGCTTTAAGaaatccctccccctcctcaatCATGGCACATGTCTTACATTCCCATTTGAAAAACCCCTACTTGAGAAActtatataataaatttttattgctcTGAGGTAGAATTCATACTCTTAAaggtaatttaatatttttttaatttgtatttttctgctcACTCAACCAATATTATAGAGTATCTACTATTTTTCTTGCTCTTATTTTAGTAAAATCACTAATTAAGGTGTTATAATGAAGACACTCACATGATTTGTGCTTTCTTGACAATAatgatataaaagtaaaatgtaagtGTACTCAAACTGTACAAAATGTTACTATATTTTCATCATAAAGGTAAACTAAAtgtaaaaacaatgtaaaattatttttcatataatgTCAAAGTTATGTCTCTTCTAAAATATTCAAAAGCATCTATAAAAAttaaagggggggcttccctggtggcgcagtggttgagagtccgcctgctgatgcaggggacacgggttcgtgccccggtccgggaagatcccacatgccacggagcagctgggcccgtgagccatggccgctgagcctgcgcgtccggagcctgtgctccgcaacgggagaggccacaacagtgagaggcccgcgtaccgcaaaaaaaaaaaaaatctaaaaaaaaaaaattaaaggggaaagcataaattaaaattaacaaatgtcaacattttaaattaaatattttaaatttaatttttgaaaatttaattaaatgttactaataggtttataaaaataaaatgattcttcATTCAGAATTTACTGTCCTTCTAGCTGCCAATGCAAACAATTGGCATCAcgctttataaacattttaattaaactcCATATGTACAGTTTAAGAGGGATATGAATTACTTTATGTTGCAAAATATTCTTCAGCCACCATGTGCAATAGTTGTGAAATCACCCTAAATTTGTGAACACAAAAGAAGTAAGACAAGTGTACACTCAGCGGTATTGGAGACCAATAATTGGGCTATGGGAAAATGTAGTCATTCTTACTGAAAGAGAAGTTTGAAGAATTGATTAATTTGTCTTTCCTCTTATCCAAGCACTTCCATCACCCAATGCTCCCCAGATTTCCCAGCACTGTGGGACCCTGTCTTTGCAAACAGCTCTATCCACAAACCTCCCCAGCATTCCGAGGCAGCCAGCAAGAGATGTGGGAAAACGTTTACCTGGGGGTTAAACAGTGTTGGGTATTAAAGTGGATATTTAGGCTTACGGCCCCATGCTATGTAAATGCTGAATGCCCACGTGAAGGAGGGCCCGGGTGCTCTCTAATActctgtggtggggtgggggagttcTGACATGCAAGGCCTTCTAAAGCCAGGGCAGACCTGCTCGCCCCAGTCTGAGAGCCGTCAGAAGCCTCCAGTACATAAACATGATGGAGTAGAAAGAGTAGGTGTGACGTGACCGCCCTGTACTCTGCTCCAGAGAGAATACTGAGTGAGAAGAGGACCTAGAAACAAagagtttacaaagtgcttttgttaccgagtccaagctctcTCTGCTCGCTGCGCAACAGGCCAATAAAGTGGGGATGAGGTGctgaggcaaggaatacgactttattccGGCAGACCGAGAGGATGGCAGACTAATATCTCAAATTAACCACTTTAtaggggtttggatgccagtttcttttatagcacagagagggggaggaggtggggaagtaaagtaaaaaagccataagttttgcaaatatcccctggaatggccagcttCAGGGAGGGGACGTGTTAATTTCCGCtgtcttgcagccatccacaggtggacagggtccggatgtttccctgaacaaaggcactttggtttgacattcaggcagaggggcggGGTTCCCTAAGGCAGGCCAgtatgtatagacagtatccttttagtgaacaaaagcaacaggaagcaaaggttaaagtaaaagaaacagatccaacatgtagtcagatttggctcttccctCTTACACTTTCTCATGCATTATCTACCTACCCAGTGAGGTTAGTATATAGAGAAGACATGATTATtactattttacaaataaggaaactgaggcacaaactAAATTGACGTGATTCTCCAGTGGTAACCTAGCCACCACTTGGTGGAGCTGAGATCAGAACCCAGGGCTCCTGGCTCCCTGCCCACGGAACCTGCTGCTCCTGTCTGCTTCCTGATGCTCAGAGTTTCTTCTATATTTCTGTCAGGGTTTTGTTagttgaaaagaataaaagaaccaTGTTGTTTTGCCCTCTTCAGTGCTTAAGGATTTGGAGGTTCAGGGGTGGAGGAAAAgggaagtcactttttttttttttttaaagatgttgggggtaggagtttatttatttatttttgctgtgttgggtcttcgtttctgtgtgagggctttctctagttgtggcaagcggggaccactcttcatcgcagtgcgcaggcctctcactatcgcagcctctcttgttgcagagcacaggctccagacgcgcaggctcagtagttgtggctcacgggcctagttgctccgcggcatgtgggatcctcccagaccagggctcgaacccgtgtcccctgcattagcaggcagattctcaaccactgtgccaccagggaagcccagggaagtcATTTTAATAGATGTTTTCTGAACTTATTGAACTTCAACATCTTGGAACTAACATACACTGAAATGTTTCCCGTCAAATAGTGATTATGTGCACAACAATAAACTTACTGTATTTGGTCTTCTGGGGAGTGGTCAGCATCTTCTTTCAtccttttgatttgaatttccttgGACTACTGGATGGGGATGTTTTCCGTCCTTACATGGCAATTTGAGAAGGGTAGCTAAGTAGCATAATTGATATTTACCATGTGGTATGCACTATTTGGGAGTTGGGGGCTGAACCTGACAGAAAATTAAACGTGATTTCTGCCTCAGAGGTCCTCATTTTACTCTGATGAATAGATTTGGCATGTAAACACAGGAAGAAGAGAATCCCAACTTCAAGGGAAATGGGGTAGAGATACACCCAAAAAGACATCTGTCTGTGGGATTACCTAATAAATTTAATTTGGATGATGAGTTAAAGAAAGTTAATAGACTTTTAAGCTATAAAGCAAAGGCTACAAATGCTGCCTCTAAAGCCGATCTCCACACCTCCAATCTTCTTCCCCCAAAGTTTCCATACAAGTCATTGTACGGCATCTGCCCACAAACCAGGTTCTTGGTGACATTCTGTCTTCTTCACAAAAAATACatactcctctctctttctcactgtcAGTTCTGCATTCCCAAAAAAATCAGGACACTAGAAATAAGCATCAACTTATCTTTACTCACAGGGATGGATGGATGCCTATTTAGGAAGACACTTATGACAAAATGTGGCTAACCAGTAGAGGGGGCCTGGGCTTCACATTTGATGTGCTTTAAAGACACAAGAAACCAGAAAGAAGGGTGTCTGGGTGAGGTCACAAAGCAGAATAAATCAGGTGTAGAGCACGTTTACAACCACTCAAAAGGTTTTGTGAACATTGTCTCTATATCTATACATCCCTGCGTGGGCATATGGAAAAGGAACATTATGCAGACTAAAGGAATGAATCACTCCTGATCCAACAGTGCATGACATTTCTTACTTGAGCTCTCTTGCATTCAAATTCTTATTACTCAATGATTCTTCATTTTTACACAGTTTTTCCATTATGACACACATGGGCAAATTCCTCAACTTGCCATGGCATACTTTGACAAAACGCTTAAATGAACTCTTTGGTGAACTCTTACCTTCACATATCTAGAGATTGTTATCCTCAGCACAACAATTACTCTAGGTTGGTATACTAGTGGTTAAAACAATCTTAATGACCAGGAGCCTAGCCCAGTTGTAAGGGCTAGGCCCTAGAGTCAAACAGATGAAACTTCAAATTCTGGAATCTACCACACGCCAGCTTTGTGGACTCAAGCAAGTTATGTTAACTCACTAAGATTTgattcatctgtaaaaaggaaatcataatacataaaattttctttatttttaaattggggtatagttgttttacaatgttgtgttagtttctactgtacagctaagttaaacagagttccctgtgcattACAGCATGTtctcattatttatctattttatacatattagtgtatatatgttagctccaatctcctaattcatcccaccaccccctttccccccttggtgtccatacgtttgttctctacatctgtgtctctttgaGCCAATCTCTCAGAAGAGTAGGTACTGAAAAGTCTTGACTCAGAATATGAGATGgagtaaaaggaagaaaggaagtttaACAGCGAGTCAGGTGAAGGAGGGGAAGAATAACTGGATATGTATTTTATGAAAATtcaaatgattaaagaaatgGCCAtccaatatttattgattgagCCAGCAGTTAAAGGTGGACTAGGCACTGACATGCTAATATTACAGCACATTAACTTTTTAGTCTGTGGTTTGACACAATGGTTATTGTAGTAAAAGGCATTTTTACATTAAGTTGTATGTAAATGTACATTGAAATGCTATAcatacagatgagcaaacagaacactaatggaaaacaaaaaaatgtgaaggACTAGGTCTTGgaatagaaaacattttctacAGGATATGGGAAGCAAGTATCAGACATCCTGGTCTTAGCTCTCCCAGCTCCCACCTTCCTGTCCTCTCAGGACacttaaataaattctttttgtggtttagcctcaaaaaaaaaaaaatcatagtagtAACGAAAAATAGGATTGTTGGGTGGATTAatgataactaataataaaagcaaaacatgTGAGGGAGTTGATATTGTTCTTGGTTTTCCACTCAAGAGCACAGAATTGGATTATCTTTGATTTGTAACACACCCTCATCACGGGTCTAAGCATGgtcctcttttgtttttatttatataaactatGTACTTATATATGaatttgcttattattattaataatttaaatacatgTGAACCAACCACCCAATACAAGAATTAGAACATTAACAATCATTTACACCCACCTATGGGCTTCTCCCCAGTCTATTCCTCTACTTCCCCTTCCTTGAATCTTGCAGTTATTATTATAACTTGTTTTTGAAATTATAGCTTTATCACATTTGTATTCCTAATAACTCTATTGttcaattttctttgttttcaacatTATAAAGGAGCTTCAGGCTCTATAAAATATGAgggaatttcctttttaaaaaaattttattgctcAGGTTATTCATATTTTTGCTTCTAGCTATTTATTTTGCTATATAATATGCCGTTGTGTGAaattaccacaatttatttatctgttttctattGATAAGTATTTGGGTCGTTTCAGGTATTTATCTTGCTAAGAGTGCAATAAGTGCTACTGGGAACATTCTTGTTTATGTCTTCTATTGTACATAGagtttttcttgggtatatacctaaaagtagaattgctgagttaATGTGGAAATGTTCAACATCAGATAACAACAAACTTTGCAAAGTGGTCGTATCCAGTTAATTCATATTCTCTTCAATATGTGGCATTGTCCACTTCTTAATTTTTGCCCATTGAATGGGTATAAGTtggtatctcgttgtggttttaatATGCCTTCCCCAATAAATAATGAAGTTGACCTTCTCATAATGATTTTATTGATCATctgtgttttctcctctgtgaaattcTTGTTTGTATTTCTTGCCCATTGTCTATTGGATTGTTTgctatttccttattaatttgagGAAACCTCTATATATTCTTGCTAGTAATCCTTTGTTGGTTAGTTGGGTTGCAAATATCCTCTTCCAGTTGGTACcgtctctcttttctttcataagATATCTTTTGGTGTTCAGATCTTAATTTTAATGTCATCAGATTTCTCTTTTATGGTTAGAGGGTTTTTTATGTGTCTTTAATAAATTCTTCCCTACCTCAAAGTCAGAAATgtatttacctatattttctaataaaatttacaaaattttacttttaacatttaaGTCCTTAATTTATCTGGAGTTCATTTTTACAAACGACTTAAGGATGGAATCAATatcattttttccattatagatcACCAGTTTTTACAGATACATTTATTGAATAGTCCCTCCATTCTCCATTGATCTGCCAGGTCACATCTGTCATATACcaaaattccatatatacatgggtTTGCTTCTGAGTTTTCTACCTgcccaaaagtttatttttctatttctgaacaaATATCATGCTATATATACTACAGCTTCAAAATAAACCCTGTTGGCTAATAAAGCAAATCTCCCCTCCCTACTCCTCTATAGAAATGTTTGACTTCTTGGTCCTTTATTCTTTCacatagttgtttttttaattatttatttatttttggctgcattgggtcacctttgctgtgtgtgggttttctctagttgtggctagtgggggctactcttcgttgtgctgcacgggcttttcattgtgctggcttctcttgttgccgagcacaggctgtaggtgctcaggcttcagtagttgtggcacgtgggctcagtagttgtggcgcagaggtttagttgctccacggcatgtgggatcttcccagaccagggcttgaacccgtgtcccctgcaatggcaggcggattcttaacctctgtgccaccagggaagtcctcacataaattttagaataaactaTCACATTCCATTAAAATCCTACTGAAATTTTTGTTGGAATTGCATTAAGTCTATGAGCCAATATGAggagaattaaaatatttataatattaaagttttttccatttaagaaataagaaatatgtatcatagtatttctgtttatttatttaggactTCTTTAATGAATCtcaatagttttaaattttctccaaGGAGGTCCtgcacatctttttaaaaatttttattcctatatatctgattttttaaatatatcataagtgatatcttcttttaaattacattttatggtTATTTGTTACCGGTGTATGGAAATGAACTGACTTTGCTAAATTCTcctattatttctaataatataATACTTTGCCCCAGGTGTCTTTGATTTTCTACGAGgttatcatgtcatcagcaaataattggcaattctatttcttcttttccaatccttatgcctctactttctttttcttgccttattgcactagcTAAAACTGTCAATACAAGGTTGAATAGAAATGATGATACTGGGCACCCTTAATCATTCCCGATGTTAAATGGAATGCTCCTACTGTTTCCCCATGTTTGCCATAACATAATTGTCCTTCATTAGGTTAAGCAAATTCTTGATTtgctaagaatttttatcatgaatttatGCTTGATTTCTATGAAATATTTCTCAAAACCTTTTAAGATAATCATGTTATTTTGTCCTTAAAGCTGTTAATGTTGTGTACTACAtggtatattttacttttatactcTGTTGgacttagtttgcaaatattttatttaggatttctaCACTTAAAATCCTCAGGAAattatctgtaattttcttttctcatattatCCTTTTCTTGTTTGAAAATCAAGATTATATGGCCAAGTTGGACATGCCCTGGCTTGGGTCAGACAGCGGAGGTGACAGACCTCTGCTGGCCCCAGTAATGATGGCGATGTTTCACGACAAGGTGGAGACTGAGGACTTCCAACATGATGAGGACTCAGAGAAGTACTTCTACCCCTGCCCATGTGGGAGTAACTTCTGCATCACCAAGGAAGATCTGGAGAATAGGGAAGACGTGGTAACGTGCCCTAGCTGCTCTCTCATTATAAAAGTGACTTATGACAAAAATCAGTTTACATGTGGAGAGACAGTCCCAGCCCCTTCCACCAACGAAGAACTAGTTAAATGTTGAAGAAGACTTTAGGACTCCAAAGCCTGAACTTTGGGGAATGAGCCAAGATGGAAAACTCAAATGCAAAGTCACTGACTTCTTCATGGTGACAGTCATTTTTTAGTTTGCTGGTCCATAGAGTGTGGATTCTTCCCATTGGCTGCCAAGTTGAAGAAGCAAGTCCACCACATGACATACCTGGATTTTATGCCGAGAACTTTGAATTGGACGTGCTCTTAAATTTCCATCCAAACTTAAAGAAGATAATTTCAAATCAgtgctttctttctctcagttttgttatttttatatcttacACCTAATTACTTCATTATCTGATAACAGCTTCATCTACCTCAAAGTCATTAggattctttaatttaaaaagagattttagggtttccctggtggcgcagtggttgagagtccgcctgccgatgcaggggacacgtgttcgtgccccggtccgggaagatcccacatgccgcagagcgactaggcccgtgagccatggtcactgagcctgcgcgtccggagcctgtgctccacaacgggagaggccacaacagtgagaggcccgtgcacggcaaaaaaaaaaaaaaaagagagagagattttattttttagttggttaaaaaaaaagattatatggcCTCATAAATAAGTTGGGAGTATTCCCTCCTTTTCTAGTCTTTATTACAGTTTGTACTAAGTTTAATATGGTATGTTCCTTGAAAGTTTAGTAGAATTGCCTGCGAAACCACTTGGCCTAAAGTTTTATTTgtgagatgattttttaaattgctttaattTCTTAAAGTTATGGCACTATTAAGgccttctatttcttcttaattCATTTGGTAgattatatttttctaggaagTTGTCCATTCCATTTTCTTCAAATGCATTTCTATAGTGTGGAGATGATATTACAAACAATAACATTGACATATTTTGCTCTCATCTCATTCATGCTCCAGACTCCTGAGGTTTTAAAGTTGAGATTAAAAGATGATAAGAAAATactagtttttaaattacttttttttccatgATCACTCTTGCCACAGGCTTgcctattttattagttttttcaaagaatcaacttttggcTCTTTTGATCTTCtgtattgttatttttgtttccatttcattaatgttgctattattttactcatccttccttctactttctttaaatttattctgttttttttttctatcttaaaaAAGTGTCTAACTTAAAGACACCACCTTTTGATATTGTGTAGAACTTAACTCTAGGTTATGGTAGAcataatttctcattttcttttctttgggtcTTTGGTAGTTTTTGAAAGACAACACCAAACTTTATCCAAGTATTTAATTATCTTTATGTCATACACCTCTAGTAGCATCTCCTGgatttgcttcttttcttatttgaggACCTTTTCCAATACTCTTTTCAATATGGGTCTTTGTGTGACAAACCTTTTGAGACCTTATGtgcctgaaaatatttttattatacccTCACATTTAAATGACAATTTGGCTGGATATAAATTTAGGCTCAATGTTCTTTtgtcttttcaatattttaaaaatattaccattGTCTTCTTTTTGCTCATGAAAAGTCTGAGATCCTGGTGATTCTTATTCCTTGGTGATTGATCTGCTCTATCTCTctagaaaattttagaattttatttttgcctgtaaaACTTCCATTTCATTATAATATTGCCAGGGTTAGTTTCTTCTTATTGCTGTTGGTTGGAACTGCATAAATACATCATCATTCATCTTTCTTTAATTCTAggaaatttatttccatttcttcaagtatttcctcttcttcctttttattttcctcttctcctgACACTCCTATTTTCTGTGAGTTGAAGTTCACATTCCAATTCAATCTTCTTTATCTCTTAGCTTTTATttcatatactctttttttttttttggtgtgggggggttctcgggcctctcactgttgtggcctctcccattgtggagcacaggctctggacgtgcaggctcagcagccatggctcacgggcccagccactccgcggcatgtgggatcttcccagaccggggcacgaacccgtgtcccctgcatcggcaggcggactctcaaccactgtgccaccagggaagccttatttcatatattctttttctttattcttcctttcttccttccaggaGAGCTCTTTAATCTGATCTTCTAGCTCACTAATTTGTTTTTCAGCTACATCTATTCTAGCATCCATCTCTGTTCTTTCTACTATTATGAACATAATTTTCATGCCTAGTATTTCCTCTtgacttttatgatttccttATCAGttatttattatgcttattttatatttgttaaccATTGGATTTAACATATttgctttctggtggcatctgtaATCCAGGTTGTTGCTTTCTTTTCAAGTAGTTTTTCTCCTGAGATATCTCATTACCTTGGCCTTTGAGCATATATTTCTCTGATGCTATCAGCTGTTCTGTCTTAGCATTTGGTACGGGAAAAGACCAAAGGGCATATCCCAGTCTGTGTCAACATCCAGTGAGAtcaaggagaggggaagggataaCATTAAAGTGGAGAACTCCAAGCACCAGACTACATAATTAATTGCTCAGGCTGTGTATCATGCCACCAAATAACTCTTAAGATCAAGGCACTACTTTTAGAAcccatcccaccctccacccctcaAGGAGAAGCAGCCTTAAAAGGAAGTACTCTTAGGTGCTAGAGGAAGTTGAGGGTAGAGGGAGGTGTGAGTAAACATTCAAGGTCCATCAATCCCCACCAGTTTTCCACACTCTGGCTTCTGTTCTGCCCTGATTGTTATTCTTGAGGACACTTAGACCAGCAGTCTGAGCCTCTATCGCTAATTTCCACACAACTCTCCTGCCCTAGGCTtcagatgtacacacacacacacacacacacacacacacacacacacaccagttcaAAACAGGCTTCCTTGTCCCTGGGGATTTCTCTGGAGTTTTTCCCCAGTATTTCCTACAGTTCCTCTGAGATTGATCTTGGGGTCAGCAGCCAGCCTGTGGTAATTCTCTACCTTGGCAAAATTGGAGGTTTTACATAGGTTTATATTAGACAAAATTGTGAAACAAGTATACTCTGGAACTTTACGTGCAACGGGACAGCCCAATATTCAAAATCTCCATTACAACGCTTGCCTACCTGAGCCTCCCTTTCCCATCATCAGCCAAAGGTCTCTGCTATTCCTAATGGTCTTCATATTCCATTAATGATGCTTATCTTTTCCCTATGCAAACACCGAATTAACCCAATCATGAagctaatggaaaaaaatgagaatagcAGAGTAGAAGGAGGCCTAGAGACTTTCTCTCCAGGTAACAAAAGTGCATTTCTATAGTGGTTTTTGGAAGGCTATTCATTTACTTTGTTTAATCCAAAGGAATAAGGTTGTGTAGAAGGAAGGAGTAGGCTGCTGGAGAGACTTTTTAGACAAATATAATCTTTCAGCTTTCAAATTTCACTGCATATAATCACACATCCATATAACATTATAATTCTTATTAATGCTTATAAGCTAACAAAAACAATAGCATGTCAACTTTTCCCATTTTAAGTCTAATGGATCAAAATGTACTTCATGA contains:
- the LOC101276849 gene encoding DPH3 homolog; translation: MPWLGSDSGGDRPLLAPVMMAMFHDKVETEDFQHDEDSEKYFYPCPCGSNFCITKEDLENREDVVTCPSCSLIIKVTYDKNQFTCGETVPAPSTNEELVKC